In Myxococcales bacterium, the following proteins share a genomic window:
- a CDS encoding HAD-IA family hydrolase: MSPGSGAKSDRIQGVLFDATGTLFETRERIGAVYARRAAPHGVDLSTQRLDDAFARILAAAPPRVFPDCEACEIEDLEQEWWRAVVQSSFLAADDKVEFDDFATFFSELYAYYVTADAWALRPGARHVLSELKRRGFRTGVVSNFDQRLRVILQALEIDEFLDIVMIPAMCRAQKPDARIFEAALKALELPAAAVVYVGDDAEKDRAAGARVGMQCLDPDAFEAFAEFIDHVEQMKAGPGRAIGDEPDSAPGESR, from the coding sequence ATGAGCCCCGGCTCCGGGGCGAAGTCCGACCGGATCCAAGGTGTGCTGTTCGACGCCACTGGAACCCTGTTCGAGACCCGGGAAAGGATCGGCGCGGTCTACGCGCGACGCGCGGCCCCTCACGGCGTCGACCTGTCAACCCAGCGTCTCGACGATGCCTTTGCGCGGATTCTCGCCGCCGCTCCCCCGCGCGTCTTCCCCGATTGCGAAGCTTGCGAGATTGAAGATCTGGAACAAGAGTGGTGGCGCGCGGTGGTGCAAAGCAGTTTTCTCGCGGCTGACGACAAAGTCGAGTTCGACGACTTCGCGACGTTCTTCTCGGAACTCTACGCCTACTACGTGACCGCGGACGCCTGGGCACTGCGCCCGGGAGCCCGCCATGTTCTGTCCGAACTCAAGCGCCGGGGGTTCCGCACCGGAGTCGTTTCAAACTTCGACCAACGCCTCCGAGTTATTCTGCAAGCACTTGAAATTGATGAGTTTCTCGACATCGTGATGATCCCGGCCATGTGCCGCGCACAGAAGCCCGACGCGCGCATTTTCGAGGCCGCACTAAAGGCCCTGGAACTCCCCGCCGCAGCGGTCGTCTACGTCGGCGACGACGCCGAAAAAGATCGCGCTGCCGGCGCGCGCGTCGGCATGCAGTGCCTGGATCCCGATGCATTCGAAGCCTTTGCCGAGTTCATCGACCACGTCGAACAAATGAAAGCCGGACCCGGGCGCGCGATTGGCGATGAACCGGACTCGGCCCCAGGAGAATCGCGCTAG
- the tldD gene encoding metalloprotease TldD — MPDDLNDSSTNASEAQNTSPDTALAFFQDRFELDEQLLAGILDATLEREVDYADIYFEYTSQDSVVLEEGIVKSGSRHLEQGVGIRALCGERQGYAHSDEINPESMRLAANTARSISQSSGQHDAVAVGTSGAAGRNLYPMTESPTDVAIEEKIDLISQMDIYARSLDPRIKQVSASVITQQRSILIATSDGRLVGDVQPLVRLNIQLIVEDAEKGLHEVGYQGMGGRYPFEQLTDTASWKHLVDEAARVALLNLSAVDCPAGTMDVVLGPGWPGILLHEAIGHGLEGDFNRKGTSAFSEMMGKRVANEGVTVVDDGTLPNRRGSINVDDEGTPSKRNVLIEDGILVGYLTDRLNARLLGSEPSGNGRRESYADLPMPRMTNTFMLAGQEDPRDVLKSVQNGLYAVSFGGGQVDITSGKFVFSVSEAYKIENGQVGAPVKGATLIGNGPDVLTRVSRIGSDLELDRGVGTCGKDGQSVPVGVGLPTIRLDAITVGGTGA; from the coding sequence ATGCCCGACGACCTGAACGACTCCTCGACCAATGCCAGCGAAGCGCAGAACACATCACCCGATACCGCGTTGGCCTTCTTCCAGGATCGGTTCGAACTCGACGAGCAGCTGCTCGCAGGCATTCTCGACGCCACTCTCGAACGCGAGGTCGACTACGCCGACATCTACTTCGAATACACTTCCCAGGACTCCGTTGTGCTCGAGGAGGGCATCGTCAAAAGTGGCAGCCGACACCTCGAGCAAGGCGTTGGCATCCGGGCACTGTGTGGTGAGCGACAGGGCTATGCGCACTCGGATGAGATCAATCCAGAAAGTATGAGACTGGCCGCCAATACCGCGAGATCCATTTCTCAGAGTAGCGGCCAACACGATGCGGTAGCGGTTGGAACGAGCGGCGCGGCTGGCCGCAATCTCTATCCCATGACGGAGTCTCCCACCGACGTCGCAATAGAAGAAAAGATCGACCTGATCTCGCAGATGGATATCTACGCGCGGAGTCTCGATCCGCGCATCAAACAAGTCAGCGCAAGCGTCATTACCCAACAACGCAGCATCTTGATCGCCACCAGTGACGGACGTTTGGTCGGGGACGTGCAACCGCTGGTGCGACTCAACATTCAGTTGATCGTCGAAGACGCGGAGAAAGGTCTCCACGAAGTTGGTTACCAGGGGATGGGCGGTCGCTATCCATTCGAACAACTCACCGACACAGCGTCGTGGAAACATCTGGTAGACGAAGCGGCGCGGGTCGCGCTGCTCAACCTCTCGGCCGTCGATTGTCCCGCCGGCACCATGGACGTGGTGCTCGGCCCGGGCTGGCCCGGCATCTTGCTTCACGAGGCCATCGGACACGGACTCGAGGGCGACTTCAACCGCAAGGGCACATCGGCGTTCTCCGAAATGATGGGGAAGCGGGTCGCGAACGAGGGCGTCACGGTGGTCGACGACGGCACCCTTCCCAACCGACGCGGCTCGATCAACGTCGATGACGAGGGAACACCCTCGAAGCGCAATGTCCTGATCGAGGACGGGATCCTGGTGGGGTACCTGACCGATCGCTTGAACGCGCGACTGTTGGGCAGCGAACCCAGCGGCAACGGTCGTCGTGAGAGCTACGCCGATCTCCCGATGCCGCGCATGACCAACACCTTCATGTTGGCCGGCCAGGAAGACCCTCGAGATGTATTGAAGTCCGTGCAAAACGGCCTCTACGCCGTTTCCTTCGGCGGCGGACAGGTCGACATCACCAGCGGAAAATTCGTCTTCAGCGTGAGCGAGGCCTACAAGATCGAGAACGGACAAGTGGGCGCCCCGGTAAAGGGCGCCACCTTGATCGGGAACGGCCCGGACGTCCTGACCCGAGTGAGCCGCATCGGAAGCGATCTCGAACTGGATCGCGGTGTCGGAACTTGCGGCAAAGACGGCCAAAGCGTTCCGGTAGGCGTGGGTCTGCCCACAATTCGCCTCGACGCAATTACCGTGGGGGGAACCGGGGCATGA